GCGTGAACCGTACCATGCTCGATCTGCACATCGGCTCCCATCGCTTGCAGTCCGCGCACATGCAAATCGACTGGACGCGCTCCAATCGCGCAGCCGCCGGGTAGGGGAATCCGCGCAATGCCCAGCCGCGCCAGCAGGGGCCCAATGATGAAAAAGCTAGCCCGGAGTTGGCTGACCAGCTCGTAGGGGGCTTTGGACTGGCTGAGATGGCGAGCGTCGATTTCTAGCGCGTCATCCTTGCGGGTAATTTTTACGCCGAGGGCGCTCAGCACCTCGCCCATGCGGGCCACGTCGGCCAGCGAGGGGACATTGCGAATGCGGCAGTCTTGGCTACACAGCAGCGAACCAGCCATCAGCACCAGCGCCGAGTTTTTGGCACCGCTGATGCGAACCTCGCCGCTGAGGCGGTGTCCACCGATGATTTCTAGGACTGGGCTGCGATCTTCAGGTGAAGAATGGGTCACGGGTGAATTGAGAGAGGGGTTAATGGGTCTATCCTCCAAGTGCGCCTGTCAATCTTAAAGCTTTTCTTCTGTTTGTTCCATTTCTGGCATGCCTGTTTTTGGCTGCGCCTGCTTCTAGGGGCTGCTTCTAGGGCCTGCTTCTAGGTTTGTATTCCGGCTCATGCCCTATCGTTCCCTGAGTAGATGCTCAGCCTTCGCATCTATCTCAGCAGAATTTGGTCTTGATTTTACCGGAAAGGTTTCGTGTGTCTATAGCTCTGACCATTACTTTGCCAAAGCCGGGCGATCGCCCCCCGAACAGAAACGCTACAGAACCGCCAAAAAAGTAGCAAAAAATTGTCGGCAGGAGTTGACGAAAGTTTCATCTATGCAGCATGATGGTAAGTCGCAGCGTTGAAATGCGTTGATTGCGGAACTGGCGGAATTGGTAGACGCGCTAGATTCAGGTTCTAGTGTCTGCAAAGACTTCCGGGTTCAAGTCCCGGGTTCCGCATGGATGAAGAATGGCTAGTGGCGATTGCTGCTAGCCATTCTCTTTGGGAATTCTTCTAGCACTCACTGGGGTTAGGGTGTTCACGCATCCGCTAAAAGTTTGGAGAATTTCCGCCATTTTCGGGAAGGGCGATCGCTCGTTTGATTTACTTATCATTTCGTTACACCTTGTCATAAAAGACTAATCGAAAAACTCCCAGATTCCAGAAGATTCCAGCATCGACTCCCTGCTTCCTCAACCCGTGCTGAACTCATGCTGACAAGCCTGCAAAATCCCCTGGTTAAGCAACTCCGCAAGCTGCATCAAGCCAAGGGGCGGCGCGAACAGCAGCAGTTTTTGCTGGAGGGCACACACTTGCTGCAAGAGGCCCTGGCGGTGGGCTATCCGCTGGCGGTGGTGTGCTGCACGGAAACCTGGCGATCGCGCTATCCCGACCTGTTTGCGGCGGCCGGTCAGCGGGCGGAACGGCTGGAATTAGTGAGCGAGGCGGTGCTAGCGGCGATCGCCACCACCGTTAACCCCGATGGCGTGATCGCAACGGCTTTTCGCGTCGCGCCAAGACAGCCCAACGATCCCCGCCAGGTCAGCCTGGGGGTAGCGCTAGAGACCGTGCAAGATCCGGGCAACCTGGGCACGATGATTCGCACTGCGGCGGCGGCCGGCGTGGAGGGGCTATGGCTCAGCGCCGATAGTGTCGATCTAGATCATCCTAAGGTGCTGCGGGCGACAGCTGGGCAGTGGTTTCGGCTGCCGATGGCGGTGGCAGACGACCTGATCAACGTCGTGCAACAGTTTCGAGCAGTGGGGGGGCAGGTGGTGTCTACTTTGCCCAGCGCCACGCAAACCTATTGGGAAACCGACTTCACCCGGCCCACGCTGATTTTGTTGGGAAATGAGGGCGCAGGACTGTCGCCTGGGCTGGCGGCGCTGGCAGACGGTGCGGTGAGGATTCCCCTAGCGGCTGGTGTAGAGTCGCTGAATGTGGCGATCGCCGCGGCGCTATTGGTCTACGAAGCTCGACGGCAGCGCATCCCTGCGACGATGGTGGCTGGATCAGAGCCGAGTCAGCCTATGCCCCGCGCTCTTGAGTAAATTGCTCAATGTCTGCCACGGCATCTTCCAGGTCTTGAACCGTGAACCGGGGCGATCGCGCTTTGTCCACCTCCCGATGAGGCGCTTCTGCCGAGGCAGGCTCAGGCTGGCTGAGGCGATCGCTGAGCTGATCGAGCGACTCGATAAACGCTTGAGACGCTGCGTACCGTAGCTCTTGTTGATGTGAGTTCATAGCAGACTCCTGATCGACGCTGGGAAAAACAGTCTCCATCGTCTCTATCCGAATCTCTCCACGCATAGAAACCTCCATTCATGGAAAGCCCCTCATGGAAAGCCCCGGCGAGAAGAAACTCGTTTGTTCACGCGGTCTGGTCGGAAAACCCTTCCCAGTCTAGTGAACCGTGTTGGAAATGCCCAGCTTTGCTGGAGAACTGGGAGCAGCCCGGTGGGGCTGAGGAACACAATTCTGTTTCTTCAGCTTGCCCCTGAGAGTTTAGCAATGCGTCAGGAAATCTGCTTAATTTCCGGCGCTGAAGGGCGATCGCCTGCCTGTGAAATACGCGGAATTATATGCGACGTTCCCCGCAGCCACCTCCCAAAGCCGTGCCCGAAATTCACGTAGAATTTAGAACATAGGACTTACGCACTTGCGATAAGTTTTCTGGATTTTGGACTATTTCTCGCGGGCTGCACCCGCAAGAAACACTCCATGAGTAGCCCCTAGAACAGATAACAGTTAAGAAATCCAAACGGACATCCCCTCGGAGAAGCAGACGTGAGCGAAGCATTTGACTATGACCTGGTGATTATTGGTGCGGGCGTGGGGGGGCACGGCGCGGCCCTCCATGCCGTCAGCAGCGGGCTAAAGACCGCCATCGTGGAAGCGGCTGACATGGGCGGCACCTGCGTCAACCGGGGCT
The Thermoleptolyngbya sichuanensis A183 DNA segment above includes these coding regions:
- a CDS encoding TrmH family RNA methyltransferase, which gives rise to MLTSLQNPLVKQLRKLHQAKGRREQQQFLLEGTHLLQEALAVGYPLAVVCCTETWRSRYPDLFAAAGQRAERLELVSEAVLAAIATTVNPDGVIATAFRVAPRQPNDPRQVSLGVALETVQDPGNLGTMIRTAAAAGVEGLWLSADSVDLDHPKVLRATAGQWFRLPMAVADDLINVVQQFRAVGGQVVSTLPSATQTYWETDFTRPTLILLGNEGAGLSPGLAALADGAVRIPLAAGVESLNVAIAAALLVYEARRQRIPATMVAGSEPSQPMPRALE